The proteins below are encoded in one region of Cygnus olor isolate bCygOlo1 chromosome 19, bCygOlo1.pri.v2, whole genome shotgun sequence:
- the ADAMTSL2 gene encoding ADAMTS-like protein 2 isoform X5, giving the protein MKILRWRWSSISSSTQAQLKGALALLFMGNVAFVIAQDMPQTSNSLEEGADVTAYWWGEWTKWTACTRTCGGGVKSQERHCLRQRRKSVSGLANKTCTGTSKRYQLCKVQECPANGRSFREEQCSSFNSHVYNGRTYQWKPLYPDDYVHISSKPCDLHCTTVDGQRQLMVQARDGTSCKYTDFRGVCVSGKCEPIGCDGILFSTHTLDKCGVCQGDGSSCTHVTGSYRKGNSHLGYSLVTHIPAGARDIQIVERKKSADVLAVADEAGYYFFNGNYKVDSPKNFNIAGTVFKYRRPMDVYETGIEYIVAQGPTNQGLNIMVWNQNGKNPSITFEYTLLRKPHSKNLQPIYYTFSESDSEESREFDGDVPLGFLQHNATYFGKISRERIDLENQVFGRQDTEEDLNLSKDSNVTRSTYQTDHDDRDFDPRLTSREFLSENAITDKLLDKSSDSKELVLNMTMNSIFAQGDPLNSVGSHIDSLYVDYEDTDGLVTYTINSTYMELSNGKAVNTSAETPFSNTTVTMTSPQGNRTHKARWETSSWSECSRTCGEGYQFRIVRCWKMISPGFDSSVYSDLCESADITRPDERKVCKNPACGPQWEMSEWSECSARCGERSVVTRDIRCSEEEKLCDASARPLAEKNCTGPPCDRQWTVSDWGPCSGGCGQGRMIRHVYCKTSDGRVVPESQCNLETKPLAIHPCGDKNCPSHWLAQDWERCNTTCGRGVKKRIVLCLEIVNGKIKTRNPADCDVAKKPVEETTCFERPCFKWYTTPWSECTKTCGIGVRMRDVKCYQGKDIVRGCDPLVKPVGKQTCDLQPCPTEPPDDSCQDQAGTNCALAIKVNLCSHWYYSKACCRSCRAPHS; this is encoded by the exons ATGAAGATCCTCAGGTGGAGGTGgagcagcatctccagcagcacGCAGGCCCAGCTGAAAGGTGCCCTGGCCCTTCTCTTCATGGGCAACGTTGCCTTTGTGATAGCTCAG GACATGCCGCAGACCTCCAACAGCCTGGAGGAAGGCGCGGATGTGACCGCCTACTGGTGGGGCGAGTGGACCAAGTGGACGGCGTGCACGAGGACCTGCGGCGGGGGTGTCAAGTCCCAGGAGAGGCACTGCCTGCGGCAGAG AAGAAAGTCAGTGAGTGGGCTGGCTAATAAAACTTGCACTGGAACATCCAAAAGATACCAGCTCTGCAAAGTACAA GAGTGCCCTGCAAATGGAAGGAGCTTTCGAGAGGAGCAGTGTTCATCCTTTAACTCCCATGTGTATAATGGAAGAACGTATCAATGGAAACCTTTATATCCTG ATGACTATGTTCACATTTCTAGCAAGCCCTGTGACCTCCATTGCACCACTGTGGATGGTCAGAGACAGTTAATGGTTCAGGCTCGGGATGGAACATCCTGCAAATACACTGATTTCCGAGGGGTTTGCGTGTCTGGAAAATGTGAG CCGATTGGCTGCGATGGCATTCTCTTTTCCACCCACACCTTGGATAAATGTGGAGTTTGCCAAGGAGATGGGAGCAGCTGCACTCATGTGACTGGGAGTTACCGGAAAGGAAACTCTCATCTTG GCTATTCTCTGGTAACGCACATTCCTGCTGGAGCGAGGGATATCCAGATAGTAGAACGGAAAAAATCTGCAGATGTTCTGG CCGTGGCTGATGAAGCTGGCTACTACTTCTTCAACGGGAACTACAAAGTTGACAGTCCGAAGAACTTCAACATTGCAGGCACGGTGTTCAAGTACCGCAGGCCCATGGATGTCTATGAGACTGGCATAGAGTATATCGTTGCCCAAGGACCAACAAATCAAGGACTGAATATAATG GTCTGGAATCAAAATGGCAAGAATCCATCCATCACGTTTGAATACACTCTCCTGAGGAAGCCACACTCAAAAAATCTCCAGCCTATCTACTACACCTTTTCTGAGTCAGATagtgaagaaagcagagagttTGATGGAGACGTGCCATTGGGCTTTCTCCAACACAATGCAACCTATTTTGGGAAAATCTCCAGGGAAAGGATAGACTTGGAGAACCAGGTGTTTGGAAGACAGGACACGGAGGAAGATTTAAACTTGAGCAAAG ATTCAAACGTAACCAGGTCTACTTACCAGACAGACCATGATGACAGAGACTTCGACCCCAGGCTCACCTCCAGAGAATTCCTTTCGGAGAACGCCATCACGGACAAGCTGCTAGACAAGTCCTCCGACTCGAAGGAGCTGGTGCTCAACATGACCATGAACAGCATCTTCGCCCAGGGAGACCCGCTCAACTCTGTGGGGTCGCACATTGACAGCCTCTATGTTGACTATGAAGACACGGATGGCCTTGTGACCTACACCATCAATAGCACCTACATGGAGCTGAGCAATGGCAAAGCCGTCAACACGTCTGCAGAGACTCCCTTCTCAAACACCACTGTCACCATGACCAGCCCTCAAGGGAACAGAACCCACAAAGCAAG GTGGGAGACGAGCAGCTGGAGCGAGTGCTCCCGCACGTGCGGCGAGGGCTACCAGTTCCGCATCGTGCGCTGCTGGAAGATGATCTCCCCGGGCTTCGACAGCTCCGTCTACAGCGACCTCTGCGAGTCGGCCGACATCACCAGGCCGGACGAGCGCAAGGTCTGCAAGAACCCAGCCTGCGGGCCACAGTGGGAGATGTCGGAGTGGTCGGAG tgTTCAGCGCGGTGCGGTGAGCGGAGCGTGGTGACGCGGGACATCCGCTGCTCggaggaggagaagctgtgTGACGCCAGCGCCCGGCCCCTGGCCGAGAAGAACTGCACCGGGCCGCCCTGCGACCGCCAGTGGACTGTCTCCGACTGGGGACCG TGCAGCGGCggctgcgggcagggcaggaTGATCCGGCACGTGTACTGCAAAACCAGCGACGGGCGCGTGGTGCCGGAGTCGCAGTGCAACCTGGAGACGAAGCCGCTGGCCATCCACCCCTGCGGGGACAAGAACTGCCCGTCACACTGGCTGGCGCAAGACTGGGAGCGG TGCAACACCACATGCGGCCGGGGCGTGAAGAAAAGGATCGTGCTCTGCCTCGAGATTGTCAATGGCAAGATCAAGACCCGCAACCCCGCCGACTGCGACGTGGCCAAgaagcctgtggaggagacGACGTGTTTCGAGCGGCCGTGCTTCAAGTGGTACACGACCCCCTGGTCGGAG TGCACAAAAACCTGCGGCATCGGCGTGAGGATGCGGGACGTGAAGTGCTACCAGGGGAAGGACATCGTCCGTGGCTGTGACCCGCTGGTGAAGCCAGTCGGCAAGCAGACCTGtgacctgcagccctgccccacagAGCCCCCAG atGACAGCTGCCAAGACCAGGCAGGAACCAACTGCGCTCTGGCCATCAAGGTGAACCTGTGCAGCCACTGGTACTACAGCAAAGCCTGCTGCCGCTCCTGCCGTGCTCCCCACTCCTAG
- the ADAMTSL2 gene encoding ADAMTS-like protein 2 isoform X4, producing the protein MKILRWRWSSISSSTQAQLKGALALLFMGNVAFVIAQDMPQTSNSLEEGADVTAYWWGEWTKWTACTRTCGGGVKSQERHCLRQRRKSVSGLANKTCTGTSKRYQLCKVQECPANGRSFREEQCSSFNSHVYNGRTYQWKPLYPDDYVHISSKPCDLHCTTVDGQRQLMVQARDGTSCKYTDFRGVCVSGKCEPIGCDGILFSTHTLDKCGVCQGDGSSCTHVTGSYRKGNSHLGYSLVTHIPAGARDIQIVERKKSADVLAVADEAGYYFFNGNYKVDSPKNFNIAGTVFKYRRPMDVYETGIEYIVAQGPTNQGLNIMVWNQNGKNPSITFEYTLLRKPHSKNLQPIYYTFSESDSEESREFDGDVPLGFLQHNATYFGKISRERIDLENQVFGRQDTEEDLNLSKGQETNEVYERAETIDCEPKLKGKPPKDSNVTRSTYQTDHDDRDFDPRLTSREFLSENAITDKLLDKSSDSKELVLNMTMNSIFAQGDPLNSVGSHIDSLYVDYEDTDGLVTYTINSTYMELSNGKAVNTSAETPFSNTTVTMTSPQGNRTHKARWETSSWSECSRTCGEGYQFRIVRCWKMISPGFDSSVYSDLCESADITRPDERKVCKNPACGPQWEMSEWSECSARCGERSVVTRDIRCSEEEKLCDASARPLAEKNCTGPPCDRQWTVSDWGPCSGGCGQGRMIRHVYCKTSDGRVVPESQCNLETKPLAIHPCGDKNCPSHWLAQDWERCNTTCGRGVKKRIVLCLEIVNGKIKTRNPADCDVAKKPVEETTCFERPCFKWYTTPWSECTKTCGIGVRMRDVKCYQGKDIVRGCDPLVKPVGKQTCDLQPCPTEPPDDSCQDQAGTNCALAIKVNLCSHWYYSKACCRSCRAPHS; encoded by the exons ATGAAGATCCTCAGGTGGAGGTGgagcagcatctccagcagcacGCAGGCCCAGCTGAAAGGTGCCCTGGCCCTTCTCTTCATGGGCAACGTTGCCTTTGTGATAGCTCAG GACATGCCGCAGACCTCCAACAGCCTGGAGGAAGGCGCGGATGTGACCGCCTACTGGTGGGGCGAGTGGACCAAGTGGACGGCGTGCACGAGGACCTGCGGCGGGGGTGTCAAGTCCCAGGAGAGGCACTGCCTGCGGCAGAG AAGAAAGTCAGTGAGTGGGCTGGCTAATAAAACTTGCACTGGAACATCCAAAAGATACCAGCTCTGCAAAGTACAA GAGTGCCCTGCAAATGGAAGGAGCTTTCGAGAGGAGCAGTGTTCATCCTTTAACTCCCATGTGTATAATGGAAGAACGTATCAATGGAAACCTTTATATCCTG ATGACTATGTTCACATTTCTAGCAAGCCCTGTGACCTCCATTGCACCACTGTGGATGGTCAGAGACAGTTAATGGTTCAGGCTCGGGATGGAACATCCTGCAAATACACTGATTTCCGAGGGGTTTGCGTGTCTGGAAAATGTGAG CCGATTGGCTGCGATGGCATTCTCTTTTCCACCCACACCTTGGATAAATGTGGAGTTTGCCAAGGAGATGGGAGCAGCTGCACTCATGTGACTGGGAGTTACCGGAAAGGAAACTCTCATCTTG GCTATTCTCTGGTAACGCACATTCCTGCTGGAGCGAGGGATATCCAGATAGTAGAACGGAAAAAATCTGCAGATGTTCTGG CCGTGGCTGATGAAGCTGGCTACTACTTCTTCAACGGGAACTACAAAGTTGACAGTCCGAAGAACTTCAACATTGCAGGCACGGTGTTCAAGTACCGCAGGCCCATGGATGTCTATGAGACTGGCATAGAGTATATCGTTGCCCAAGGACCAACAAATCAAGGACTGAATATAATG GTCTGGAATCAAAATGGCAAGAATCCATCCATCACGTTTGAATACACTCTCCTGAGGAAGCCACACTCAAAAAATCTCCAGCCTATCTACTACACCTTTTCTGAGTCAGATagtgaagaaagcagagagttTGATGGAGACGTGCCATTGGGCTTTCTCCAACACAATGCAACCTATTTTGGGAAAATCTCCAGGGAAAGGATAGACTTGGAGAACCAGGTGTTTGGAAGACAGGACACGGAGGAAGATTTAAACTTGAGCAAAGGTCAGGAAACCAATGAGGTCTATGAAAGAGCAGAAACAATTGACTGTGAGCCAAAACTGAAGGGCAAACCTCCCAAAG ATTCAAACGTAACCAGGTCTACTTACCAGACAGACCATGATGACAGAGACTTCGACCCCAGGCTCACCTCCAGAGAATTCCTTTCGGAGAACGCCATCACGGACAAGCTGCTAGACAAGTCCTCCGACTCGAAGGAGCTGGTGCTCAACATGACCATGAACAGCATCTTCGCCCAGGGAGACCCGCTCAACTCTGTGGGGTCGCACATTGACAGCCTCTATGTTGACTATGAAGACACGGATGGCCTTGTGACCTACACCATCAATAGCACCTACATGGAGCTGAGCAATGGCAAAGCCGTCAACACGTCTGCAGAGACTCCCTTCTCAAACACCACTGTCACCATGACCAGCCCTCAAGGGAACAGAACCCACAAAGCAAG GTGGGAGACGAGCAGCTGGAGCGAGTGCTCCCGCACGTGCGGCGAGGGCTACCAGTTCCGCATCGTGCGCTGCTGGAAGATGATCTCCCCGGGCTTCGACAGCTCCGTCTACAGCGACCTCTGCGAGTCGGCCGACATCACCAGGCCGGACGAGCGCAAGGTCTGCAAGAACCCAGCCTGCGGGCCACAGTGGGAGATGTCGGAGTGGTCGGAG tgTTCAGCGCGGTGCGGTGAGCGGAGCGTGGTGACGCGGGACATCCGCTGCTCggaggaggagaagctgtgTGACGCCAGCGCCCGGCCCCTGGCCGAGAAGAACTGCACCGGGCCGCCCTGCGACCGCCAGTGGACTGTCTCCGACTGGGGACCG TGCAGCGGCggctgcgggcagggcaggaTGATCCGGCACGTGTACTGCAAAACCAGCGACGGGCGCGTGGTGCCGGAGTCGCAGTGCAACCTGGAGACGAAGCCGCTGGCCATCCACCCCTGCGGGGACAAGAACTGCCCGTCACACTGGCTGGCGCAAGACTGGGAGCGG TGCAACACCACATGCGGCCGGGGCGTGAAGAAAAGGATCGTGCTCTGCCTCGAGATTGTCAATGGCAAGATCAAGACCCGCAACCCCGCCGACTGCGACGTGGCCAAgaagcctgtggaggagacGACGTGTTTCGAGCGGCCGTGCTTCAAGTGGTACACGACCCCCTGGTCGGAG TGCACAAAAACCTGCGGCATCGGCGTGAGGATGCGGGACGTGAAGTGCTACCAGGGGAAGGACATCGTCCGTGGCTGTGACCCGCTGGTGAAGCCAGTCGGCAAGCAGACCTGtgacctgcagccctgccccacagAGCCCCCAG atGACAGCTGCCAAGACCAGGCAGGAACCAACTGCGCTCTGGCCATCAAGGTGAACCTGTGCAGCCACTGGTACTACAGCAAAGCCTGCTGCCGCTCCTGCCGTGCTCCCCACTCCTAG
- the ADAMTSL2 gene encoding ADAMTS-like protein 2 isoform X3, with protein MKILRWRWSSISSSTQAQLKGALALLFMGNVAFVIAQDMPQTSNSLEEGADVTAYWWGEWTKWTACTRTCGGGVKSQERHCLRQRRKSVSGLANKTCTGTSKRYQLCKVQECPANGRSFREEQCSSFNSHVYNGRTYQWKPLYPDDYVHISSKPCDLHCTTVDGQRQLMVQARDGTSCKYTDFRGVCVSGKCEPIGCDGILFSTHTLDKCGVCQGDGSSCTHVTGSYRKGNSHLGYSLVTHIPAGARDIQIVERKKSADVLAVADEAGYYFFNGNYKVDSPKNFNIAGTVFKYRRPMDVYETGIEYIVAQGPTNQGLNIMVWNQNGKNPSITFEYTLLRKPHSKNLQPIYYTFSESDSEESREFDGDVPLGFLQHNATYFGKISRERIDLENQVFGRQDTEEDLNLSKGQETNEVYERAETIDCEPKLKGKPPKDSNVTRSTYQTDHDDRDFDPRLTSREFLSENAITDKLLDKSSDSKELVLNMTMNSIFAQGDPLNSVGSHIDSLYVDYEDTDGLVTYTINSTYMELSNGKAVNTSAETPFSNTTVTMTSPQGNRTHKARNRLKLLRKGQGVSAADMYRWKLSSHEPCSSTCTTGVMSTYAMCVRYDGIEVDDTYCDAMTRPEPVHEFCAGRECQPRWETSSWSECSRTCGEGYQFRIVRCWKMISPGFDSSVYSDLCESADITRPDERKVCKNPACGPQWEMSEWSECSARCGERSVVTRDIRCSEEEKLCDASARPLAEKNCTGPPCDRQWTVSDWGPRRLRAGQDDPARVLQNQRRARGAGVAVQPGDEAAGHPPLRGQELPVTLAGARLGAVQHHMRPGREEKDRALPRDCQWQDQDPQPRRLRRGQEACGGDDVFRAAVLQVVHDPLVGVHKNLRHRREDAGREVLPGEGHRPWL; from the exons ATGAAGATCCTCAGGTGGAGGTGgagcagcatctccagcagcacGCAGGCCCAGCTGAAAGGTGCCCTGGCCCTTCTCTTCATGGGCAACGTTGCCTTTGTGATAGCTCAG GACATGCCGCAGACCTCCAACAGCCTGGAGGAAGGCGCGGATGTGACCGCCTACTGGTGGGGCGAGTGGACCAAGTGGACGGCGTGCACGAGGACCTGCGGCGGGGGTGTCAAGTCCCAGGAGAGGCACTGCCTGCGGCAGAG AAGAAAGTCAGTGAGTGGGCTGGCTAATAAAACTTGCACTGGAACATCCAAAAGATACCAGCTCTGCAAAGTACAA GAGTGCCCTGCAAATGGAAGGAGCTTTCGAGAGGAGCAGTGTTCATCCTTTAACTCCCATGTGTATAATGGAAGAACGTATCAATGGAAACCTTTATATCCTG ATGACTATGTTCACATTTCTAGCAAGCCCTGTGACCTCCATTGCACCACTGTGGATGGTCAGAGACAGTTAATGGTTCAGGCTCGGGATGGAACATCCTGCAAATACACTGATTTCCGAGGGGTTTGCGTGTCTGGAAAATGTGAG CCGATTGGCTGCGATGGCATTCTCTTTTCCACCCACACCTTGGATAAATGTGGAGTTTGCCAAGGAGATGGGAGCAGCTGCACTCATGTGACTGGGAGTTACCGGAAAGGAAACTCTCATCTTG GCTATTCTCTGGTAACGCACATTCCTGCTGGAGCGAGGGATATCCAGATAGTAGAACGGAAAAAATCTGCAGATGTTCTGG CCGTGGCTGATGAAGCTGGCTACTACTTCTTCAACGGGAACTACAAAGTTGACAGTCCGAAGAACTTCAACATTGCAGGCACGGTGTTCAAGTACCGCAGGCCCATGGATGTCTATGAGACTGGCATAGAGTATATCGTTGCCCAAGGACCAACAAATCAAGGACTGAATATAATG GTCTGGAATCAAAATGGCAAGAATCCATCCATCACGTTTGAATACACTCTCCTGAGGAAGCCACACTCAAAAAATCTCCAGCCTATCTACTACACCTTTTCTGAGTCAGATagtgaagaaagcagagagttTGATGGAGACGTGCCATTGGGCTTTCTCCAACACAATGCAACCTATTTTGGGAAAATCTCCAGGGAAAGGATAGACTTGGAGAACCAGGTGTTTGGAAGACAGGACACGGAGGAAGATTTAAACTTGAGCAAAGGTCAGGAAACCAATGAGGTCTATGAAAGAGCAGAAACAATTGACTGTGAGCCAAAACTGAAGGGCAAACCTCCCAAAG ATTCAAACGTAACCAGGTCTACTTACCAGACAGACCATGATGACAGAGACTTCGACCCCAGGCTCACCTCCAGAGAATTCCTTTCGGAGAACGCCATCACGGACAAGCTGCTAGACAAGTCCTCCGACTCGAAGGAGCTGGTGCTCAACATGACCATGAACAGCATCTTCGCCCAGGGAGACCCGCTCAACTCTGTGGGGTCGCACATTGACAGCCTCTATGTTGACTATGAAGACACGGATGGCCTTGTGACCTACACCATCAATAGCACCTACATGGAGCTGAGCAATGGCAAAGCCGTCAACACGTCTGCAGAGACTCCCTTCTCAAACACCACTGTCACCATGACCAGCCCTCAAGGGAACAGAACCCACAAAGCAAG AAACAGATTGAAGTTGTTAAGAAAGGGCCAAGGTGTGAGTGCTGCTGACATGTACAGGTGGAAGCTTTCCTCCCATGAACCCTGCAGCTCTACATGTACCACAG GAGTGATGTCCACGTATGCTATGTGTGTGCGCTATGACGGGATCGAAGTGGACGATACGTACTGTGATGCCATGACCCGCCCCGAGCCCGTCCATGAGTTCTGTGCTGGGAGAGAGTGCCAGCCAAG GTGGGAGACGAGCAGCTGGAGCGAGTGCTCCCGCACGTGCGGCGAGGGCTACCAGTTCCGCATCGTGCGCTGCTGGAAGATGATCTCCCCGGGCTTCGACAGCTCCGTCTACAGCGACCTCTGCGAGTCGGCCGACATCACCAGGCCGGACGAGCGCAAGGTCTGCAAGAACCCAGCCTGCGGGCCACAGTGGGAGATGTCGGAGTGGTCGGAG tgTTCAGCGCGGTGCGGTGAGCGGAGCGTGGTGACGCGGGACATCCGCTGCTCggaggaggagaagctgtgTGACGCCAGCGCCCGGCCCCTGGCCGAGAAGAACTGCACCGGGCCGCCCTGCGACCGCCAGTGGACTGTCTCCGACTGGGGACCG CGGCggctgcgggcagggcaggaTGATCCGGCACGTGTACTGCAAAACCAGCGACGGGCGCGTGGTGCCGGAGTCGCAGTGCAACCTGGAGACGAAGCCGCTGGCCATCCACCCCTGCGGGGACAAGAACTGCCCGTCACACTGGCTGGCGCAAGACTGGGAGCGG TGCAACACCACATGCGGCCGGGGCGTGAAGAAAAGGATCGTGCTCTGCCTCGAGATTGTCAATGGCAAGATCAAGACCCGCAACCCCGCCGACTGCGACGTGGCCAAgaagcctgtggaggagacGACGTGTTTCGAGCGGCCGTGCTTCAAGTGGTACACGACCCCCTGGTCGGAG TGCACAAAAACCTGCGGCATCGGCGTGAGGATGCGGGACGTGAAGTGCTACCAGGGGAAGGACATCGTCCGTGGCTGTGA
- the ADAMTSL2 gene encoding ADAMTS-like protein 2 isoform X1, producing the protein MKILRWRWSSISSSTQAQLKGALALLFMGNVAFVIAQDMPQTSNSLEEGADVTAYWWGEWTKWTACTRTCGGGVKSQERHCLRQRRKSVSGLANKTCTGTSKRYQLCKVQECPANGRSFREEQCSSFNSHVYNGRTYQWKPLYPDDYVHISSKPCDLHCTTVDGQRQLMVQARDGTSCKYTDFRGVCVSGKCEPIGCDGILFSTHTLDKCGVCQGDGSSCTHVTGSYRKGNSHLGYSLVTHIPAGARDIQIVERKKSADVLAVADEAGYYFFNGNYKVDSPKNFNIAGTVFKYRRPMDVYETGIEYIVAQGPTNQGLNIMVWNQNGKNPSITFEYTLLRKPHSKNLQPIYYTFSESDSEESREFDGDVPLGFLQHNATYFGKISRERIDLENQVFGRQDTEEDLNLSKGQETNEVYERAETIDCEPKLKGKPPKDSNVTRSTYQTDHDDRDFDPRLTSREFLSENAITDKLLDKSSDSKELVLNMTMNSIFAQGDPLNSVGSHIDSLYVDYEDTDGLVTYTINSTYMELSNGKAVNTSAETPFSNTTVTMTSPQGNRTHKARNRLKLLRKGQGVSAADMYRWKLSSHEPCSSTCTTGVMSTYAMCVRYDGIEVDDTYCDAMTRPEPVHEFCAGRECQPRWETSSWSECSRTCGEGYQFRIVRCWKMISPGFDSSVYSDLCESADITRPDERKVCKNPACGPQWEMSEWSECSARCGERSVVTRDIRCSEEEKLCDASARPLAEKNCTGPPCDRQWTVSDWGPCSGGCGQGRMIRHVYCKTSDGRVVPESQCNLETKPLAIHPCGDKNCPSHWLAQDWERCNTTCGRGVKKRIVLCLEIVNGKIKTRNPADCDVAKKPVEETTCFERPCFKWYTTPWSECTKTCGIGVRMRDVKCYQGKDIVRGCDPLVKPVGKQTCDLQPCPTEPPDDSCQDQAGTNCALAIKVNLCSHWYYSKACCRSCRAPHS; encoded by the exons ATGAAGATCCTCAGGTGGAGGTGgagcagcatctccagcagcacGCAGGCCCAGCTGAAAGGTGCCCTGGCCCTTCTCTTCATGGGCAACGTTGCCTTTGTGATAGCTCAG GACATGCCGCAGACCTCCAACAGCCTGGAGGAAGGCGCGGATGTGACCGCCTACTGGTGGGGCGAGTGGACCAAGTGGACGGCGTGCACGAGGACCTGCGGCGGGGGTGTCAAGTCCCAGGAGAGGCACTGCCTGCGGCAGAG AAGAAAGTCAGTGAGTGGGCTGGCTAATAAAACTTGCACTGGAACATCCAAAAGATACCAGCTCTGCAAAGTACAA GAGTGCCCTGCAAATGGAAGGAGCTTTCGAGAGGAGCAGTGTTCATCCTTTAACTCCCATGTGTATAATGGAAGAACGTATCAATGGAAACCTTTATATCCTG ATGACTATGTTCACATTTCTAGCAAGCCCTGTGACCTCCATTGCACCACTGTGGATGGTCAGAGACAGTTAATGGTTCAGGCTCGGGATGGAACATCCTGCAAATACACTGATTTCCGAGGGGTTTGCGTGTCTGGAAAATGTGAG CCGATTGGCTGCGATGGCATTCTCTTTTCCACCCACACCTTGGATAAATGTGGAGTTTGCCAAGGAGATGGGAGCAGCTGCACTCATGTGACTGGGAGTTACCGGAAAGGAAACTCTCATCTTG GCTATTCTCTGGTAACGCACATTCCTGCTGGAGCGAGGGATATCCAGATAGTAGAACGGAAAAAATCTGCAGATGTTCTGG CCGTGGCTGATGAAGCTGGCTACTACTTCTTCAACGGGAACTACAAAGTTGACAGTCCGAAGAACTTCAACATTGCAGGCACGGTGTTCAAGTACCGCAGGCCCATGGATGTCTATGAGACTGGCATAGAGTATATCGTTGCCCAAGGACCAACAAATCAAGGACTGAATATAATG GTCTGGAATCAAAATGGCAAGAATCCATCCATCACGTTTGAATACACTCTCCTGAGGAAGCCACACTCAAAAAATCTCCAGCCTATCTACTACACCTTTTCTGAGTCAGATagtgaagaaagcagagagttTGATGGAGACGTGCCATTGGGCTTTCTCCAACACAATGCAACCTATTTTGGGAAAATCTCCAGGGAAAGGATAGACTTGGAGAACCAGGTGTTTGGAAGACAGGACACGGAGGAAGATTTAAACTTGAGCAAAGGTCAGGAAACCAATGAGGTCTATGAAAGAGCAGAAACAATTGACTGTGAGCCAAAACTGAAGGGCAAACCTCCCAAAG ATTCAAACGTAACCAGGTCTACTTACCAGACAGACCATGATGACAGAGACTTCGACCCCAGGCTCACCTCCAGAGAATTCCTTTCGGAGAACGCCATCACGGACAAGCTGCTAGACAAGTCCTCCGACTCGAAGGAGCTGGTGCTCAACATGACCATGAACAGCATCTTCGCCCAGGGAGACCCGCTCAACTCTGTGGGGTCGCACATTGACAGCCTCTATGTTGACTATGAAGACACGGATGGCCTTGTGACCTACACCATCAATAGCACCTACATGGAGCTGAGCAATGGCAAAGCCGTCAACACGTCTGCAGAGACTCCCTTCTCAAACACCACTGTCACCATGACCAGCCCTCAAGGGAACAGAACCCACAAAGCAAG AAACAGATTGAAGTTGTTAAGAAAGGGCCAAGGTGTGAGTGCTGCTGACATGTACAGGTGGAAGCTTTCCTCCCATGAACCCTGCAGCTCTACATGTACCACAG GAGTGATGTCCACGTATGCTATGTGTGTGCGCTATGACGGGATCGAAGTGGACGATACGTACTGTGATGCCATGACCCGCCCCGAGCCCGTCCATGAGTTCTGTGCTGGGAGAGAGTGCCAGCCAAG GTGGGAGACGAGCAGCTGGAGCGAGTGCTCCCGCACGTGCGGCGAGGGCTACCAGTTCCGCATCGTGCGCTGCTGGAAGATGATCTCCCCGGGCTTCGACAGCTCCGTCTACAGCGACCTCTGCGAGTCGGCCGACATCACCAGGCCGGACGAGCGCAAGGTCTGCAAGAACCCAGCCTGCGGGCCACAGTGGGAGATGTCGGAGTGGTCGGAG tgTTCAGCGCGGTGCGGTGAGCGGAGCGTGGTGACGCGGGACATCCGCTGCTCggaggaggagaagctgtgTGACGCCAGCGCCCGGCCCCTGGCCGAGAAGAACTGCACCGGGCCGCCCTGCGACCGCCAGTGGACTGTCTCCGACTGGGGACCG TGCAGCGGCggctgcgggcagggcaggaTGATCCGGCACGTGTACTGCAAAACCAGCGACGGGCGCGTGGTGCCGGAGTCGCAGTGCAACCTGGAGACGAAGCCGCTGGCCATCCACCCCTGCGGGGACAAGAACTGCCCGTCACACTGGCTGGCGCAAGACTGGGAGCGG TGCAACACCACATGCGGCCGGGGCGTGAAGAAAAGGATCGTGCTCTGCCTCGAGATTGTCAATGGCAAGATCAAGACCCGCAACCCCGCCGACTGCGACGTGGCCAAgaagcctgtggaggagacGACGTGTTTCGAGCGGCCGTGCTTCAAGTGGTACACGACCCCCTGGTCGGAG TGCACAAAAACCTGCGGCATCGGCGTGAGGATGCGGGACGTGAAGTGCTACCAGGGGAAGGACATCGTCCGTGGCTGTGACCCGCTGGTGAAGCCAGTCGGCAAGCAGACCTGtgacctgcagccctgccccacagAGCCCCCAG atGACAGCTGCCAAGACCAGGCAGGAACCAACTGCGCTCTGGCCATCAAGGTGAACCTGTGCAGCCACTGGTACTACAGCAAAGCCTGCTGCCGCTCCTGCCGTGCTCCCCACTCCTAG